The Musa acuminata AAA Group cultivar baxijiao chromosome BXJ2-2, Cavendish_Baxijiao_AAA, whole genome shotgun sequence genome has a segment encoding these proteins:
- the LOC103969417 gene encoding WD repeat-containing protein VIP3, which translates to MKLAGLKSVENAHDESIWAAAWVPATEARPALLLTGSLDETVRLWRPDELTPVAPPSKGHALGVVSVAAHPSGAVAASSSLDSFIRVFDIDSNASIATLEAPPSEVWSMQFDPKGTILAVAGGGSASVKLWDTSSWQLVCSLPVPRPEGARPDKTGSGKFVLSVAWSPDGKKLACGSMDGTIAVFDVARSKFLHHLDGHYMPVRSMVFSPVDPRVLFTACDDTHVHMYDAEGKSLVGAMSGHTSWVLSVDASLDGAAIATGSSDRTVKLWDLSMRTAVQTMTNHSDQVWSVAFRPPGGTGLRVGRLASVSDDKSISLYDYS; encoded by the exons ATGAAGTTAGCGGGGCTGAAATCCGTGGAGAACGCCCATGACGAATCGATATGGGCAGCGGCGTGGGTTCCGGCGACGGAGGCCAGACCAGCGCTCCTCCTGACCGGGTCCCTAGATGAAACCGTGCGGCTGTGGCGACCCGACGAACTCACCCCTGTGGCGCCGCCCTCCAAGGGTCACGCCCTTGGGGTGGTCTCCGTCGCAGCCCACCCTTCCGGCGCGGTGGCGGCCTCCTCCTCCCTCGATAGCTTTATACGCGTTTTTGACATCGACTCTAATGCGTCCATTGCCACCCTCGAGGCGCCTCCATCTGAAGTTTGGAGCATGCAGTTTGATCCAAAG GGCACCATTCTGGCAGTTGCTGGTGGTGGCAGTGCTTCAGTTAAGCTGTGGGACACCTCCTCATGGCAACTTGTTTGCAGCCTTCCGGTTCCACGCCCAGAAGGTGCCCGACCTGATAAGACTGGCAGCGGCAAATTTGTTCTTTCTGTTGCATGGAGTCCAGATGGTAAAAAGTTAGCTTGCGGATCTATGGATGGGACAATTGCTGTGTTTGATGTTGCACGTTCTAAGTTCCTCCACCACCTTGATGGTCATTACATGCCTGTGAGGTCGATGGTCTTCTCCCCTGTGGATCCTCGTGTTCTATTTACTGCTTGTGATGATACTCATGTACACATGTATGATGCGGAGGGAAAGAGCCTGGTTGGTGCAATGTCGGGACACACAAGCTGGGTGCTGAGTGTGGATGCCAGTCTGGATGGTGCAGCGATAGCAACAGGATCCAGTGATCGAACAGTTAAACTTTGGGATCTCAGCATGAGGACTGCAGTGCAGACTATGACAAACCACTCTGACCAGGTGTGGAGTGTAGCATTTCGACCTCCTGGAGGAACAGGATTACGTGTAGGGCGGCTAGCGAGTGTATCTGATGACAAGAGCATATCATTGTATGATTACTCATAA
- the LOC135605277 gene encoding squamosa promoter-binding-like protein 6 isoform X2 has protein sequence MEARIGGENHQFVAAGTSKLNRIGKKSLEWDLNDWRWDGDRFVASPLNSIPEDCRNKQLHQDTAKTLVSNCSSSSSEGVDYGLVDKEKGEAEKRRRIVVGEEDESFGGAGSLSLKLGAHAYPVAEADLANWEGKTGKKSIPPGGNSSHPACQVEGCDVDLSDSKDYHRRHKVCEMHAKASTAVVRNASQRFCQQCSRFHLLEEFDEGKRSCRRRLAGHNRRRRKTQLDVNVNGNSLIDEQACGYLLISLLRILSNLQSNSDQSQDPELLTNFLGNLATFANSFDPSGLSRLLQASQDPQKLVTSSGISTDVVITSVPNGVREQESGNPLCSTAVMTCITGTQDPLRQTDHVTSVSVTTVDVPSKERVASPEHVTDRVIMDFDLNNAYSDTRDCEEGRMNPATLLSTRMDSSNCPSWLLQSSHQSSPPQTSGNSDTCNQSQTSSHGGAQCRTDRIIFKLFGKDPNDLPLALRTQILDWLSSGPTDIESYIRPGCIVLTIYLRQAESAWVQLSHDLSSNLSRLLHDSDDFWTTGWIFARVQNCAVFINDGQVVLDMPFPIGDFNHCQGLSVTPIAVACSTKVKFTVKGFNLVQPTSGLLCSFDGKYLVQETTQALVEGTGRDAGHDLSQCLSFTCLLPDVTGRGFIEFEDCGLCNGFFPFIVAEEDVCSEIRMLENAINIASCDGQLQERTDAANARNQALDFINELGWLLRKNHMRSASEGTKFSQNTFPLRRFRHLMSFAMSREWSAVVKKLLDILFSGTVDADRQSPTELALSENLLHSAVQMNSRPMVELLLRYAPVKASKETHVDRFLFRPDMLGPLGITPLHVAASSNGAESILDALTDDPELLGIKAWKNVRDCIGFTPEDYALAQGHDSYIRLVQKKIDKQHHQSQVVLNIPGVVSYELVDALKSGKPNLFQITKSCLSRERQPYCNRCSQKIAYPNSVARTILYRPVMLSLVGIAAVCVCMGLLFKTPPQVFYVFPSFRWELLDYGFI, from the exons ATGGAGGCCAGAATTGGGGGTGAAAACCATCAGTTTGTTGCTGCTGGGACATCTAAACTGAACAGGATCGGGAAGAAGAGCCTTgagtgggacttgaatgactgGAGATGGGATGGTGATCGCTTTGTTGCTAGCCCTCTAAATTCCATCCCTGAAGATTGCAGGAACAAACAACTACACCAGGATACAGCAAAAACATTGGTGTCAAATTGTTCATCATCTTCCTCTGAAGGTGTTGATTATGGACTGGTTGATAAGGAGAAAGGTGAagcagagaagaggaggaggattgTAGTGGGGGAAGAAGATGAATCTTTCGGTGGAGCTGGGTCCTTGAGCTTGAAGCTTGGGGCACATGCTTATCCAGTAGCGGAAGCTGACCTTGCAAATTGGGAAGGGAAGACTGGAAAGAAGAGCATTCCACCAGGAGGCAATTCTAGTCATCCAGCTTGCCAGGTCGAAGGCTGTGATGTTGACCTCAGTGACTCAAAGGACTACCATAGGCGGCACAAGGTCTGTGAGATGCATGCAAAGGCCAGCACAGCGGTTGTCAGAAATGCAAGCCAGCGCTTCTGCCAGCAATGTAGTAG GTTTCATCTTCTTGAAGAATTTGATGAAGGCAAAAGAAGTTGTCGGCGGCGCTTAGCTGGCCACAACAGGCGTAGGAGGAAGACACAGCTTGATGTCAATGTCAATGGGAATTCTTTGATAGATGAACAGGCTTGTGGCTATCTGTTGATAAGCCTACTTAGAATCCTATCCAATTTGCAAT CTAACTCAGATCAATCACAAGATCCAGAGCTCTTGACTAATTTTCTAGGGAACCTGGCCACCTTTGCTAATTCCTTTGATCCAAGTGGTCTTTCTAGACTCCTACAGGCATCTCAGGATCCACAAAAGCTTGTAACTAGTTCCGGAATATCCACAGATGTGGTTATTACTTCTGTTCCAAATGGTGTTCGTGAGCAAGAATCTGGTAATCCCTTGTGTTCGACGGCTGTAATGACGTGCATCACTGGTACTCAGGATCCTTTGAGGCAAACTGACCATGTCACATCTGTTTCTGTAACTACTGTTGACGTGCCTTCAAAAGAAAGGGTAGCTTCTCCTG AGCATGTCACAGACAGAGTCATAATGGACTTTGATTTGAACAATGCATACAGTGACACAAGAGATTGTGAAGAAGGAAGAATGAACCCAGCAACTCTCTTGTCTACTAGGATGGATTCTTCTAATTGCCCTTCATGGTTGCTGCAGAGTTCTCATCAGTCAAGTCCACCTCAGACCAGTGGCAACTCGGATACCTGCAATCAATCTCAAACTAGTTCACATGGAGGTGCTCAA TGTAGAACAGATAGGATTATCTTCAAACTCTTTGGCAAAGACCCTAATGATCTTCCTCTTGCTCTGCGAACACAG ATTCTTGACTGGTTATCCAGTGGTCCTACAGATATTGAGAGCTACATTAGGCCTGGTTGTATAGTTCTAACAATATACCTTCGGCAAGCTGAATCTGCATGGGTACAG CTCTCTCATGATTTAAGCTCCAACCTAAGCAGGCTTTTGCATGACTCCGATGATTTCTGGACAACGGGATGGATTTTTGCTAGGGTACAAAATTGCGCTGTCTTTATAAATGATG GTCAGGTTGTTCTAGACATGCCTTTCCCAATTGGAGATTTCAACCATTGTCAGGGTTTGTCAGTCACACCTATTGCAGTTGCTTGTTCTACAAAGGTTAAGTTTACAGTGAAGGGTTTTAATCTAGTTCAACCAACTTCTGG GTTGCTATGTTCATTTGATGGGAAATACTTGGTCCAAGAAACAACACAAGCTCTAGTTGAGGGAACTGGTAGAGATGCAGGGCATGATCTGTCTCAGTGCCTGAGCTTTACTTGTTTGCTACCTGATGTGACAGGAAGAGGATTCATTGAG TTCGAAGATTGTGGCCTTTGTAATGGATTCTTTCCCTTCATAGTTGCGGAAGAAGATGTATGCTCTGAGATCCGTATGCTGGAGAATGCAATTAATATAGCCTCATGTGATGGCCAACTTCAGGAAAGAACTGATGCAGCCAATGCTAGAAATCAAGCTTTAGACTTTATTAATGAACTCGGGTGGCTGCTTCGGAAGAATCATATGAGATCTGCTTCTGAAGGAACTAAATTCTCTCAGAATACCTTTCCCCTGAGACGCTTCAGGCATCTTATGTCATTCGCTATGAGTAGAGAGTGGTCTGCAGTTGTGAAGAAGCTTCTCGATATTTTATTCAGTGGAACAGTAGATGCAGACAGGCAATCACCTACAGAACTTGCCTTATCTGAAAACCTGCTCCATAGTGCGGTTCAAATGAACTCTAGGCCTATGGTGGAACTTCTATTGAGATATGCACCTGTTAAAGCTTCAAAGGAGACGCATGTAGATCGTTTTTTATTTAGACCTGACATGCTTGGCCCCTTGGGTATAACTCCGCTGCATGTTGCAGCCTCCAGTAACGGTGCTGAGAGCATATTGGATGCGCTTACTGATGATCCTGAACTG CTGGGAATTAAGGCATGGAAGAACGTCCGTGACTGCATTGGATTCACTCCCGAAGATTATGCTCTCGCTCAGGGCCATGACTCATACATAAGATTGGTCCAGAAGAAAATTGACAAGCAACATCACCAGAGTCAGGTGGTCCTCAACATTCCCGGTGTTGTCTCCTATGAGCTAGTAGATGCACTTAAATCTGGTAAACCAAACTTATTCCAGATAACTAAGAGTTGCTTGAGCAGAGAACGACAACCGTATTGCAACAGATGCAGCCAAAAGATAGCTTACCCTAACTCTGTGGCGAGGACCATACTGTACAGACCAGTAATGCTCTCTCTTGTGGGTATCGCGGCAGTCTGTGTCTGCATGGGCCTGCTATTTAAGACGCCGCCCCAAGTCTTCTATGTGTTCCCGTCATTCAGATGGGAATTATTGGATTATGGCTTCATTTGA
- the LOC135605277 gene encoding squamosa promoter-binding-like protein 6 isoform X1: MEARIGGENHQFVAAGTSKLNRIGKKSLEWDLNDWRWDGDRFVASPLNSIPEDCRNKQLHQDTAKTLVSNCSSSSSEGVDYGLVDKEKGEAEKRRRIVVGEEDESFGGAGSLSLKLGAHAYPVAEADLANWEGKTGKKSIPPGGNSSHPACQVEGCDVDLSDSKDYHRRHKVCEMHAKASTAVVRNASQRFCQQCSRFHLLEEFDEGKRSCRRRLAGHNRRRRKTQLDVNVNGNSLIDEQACGYLLISLLRILSNLQSANSDQSQDPELLTNFLGNLATFANSFDPSGLSRLLQASQDPQKLVTSSGISTDVVITSVPNGVREQESGNPLCSTAVMTCITGTQDPLRQTDHVTSVSVTTVDVPSKERVASPEHVTDRVIMDFDLNNAYSDTRDCEEGRMNPATLLSTRMDSSNCPSWLLQSSHQSSPPQTSGNSDTCNQSQTSSHGGAQCRTDRIIFKLFGKDPNDLPLALRTQILDWLSSGPTDIESYIRPGCIVLTIYLRQAESAWVQLSHDLSSNLSRLLHDSDDFWTTGWIFARVQNCAVFINDGQVVLDMPFPIGDFNHCQGLSVTPIAVACSTKVKFTVKGFNLVQPTSGLLCSFDGKYLVQETTQALVEGTGRDAGHDLSQCLSFTCLLPDVTGRGFIEFEDCGLCNGFFPFIVAEEDVCSEIRMLENAINIASCDGQLQERTDAANARNQALDFINELGWLLRKNHMRSASEGTKFSQNTFPLRRFRHLMSFAMSREWSAVVKKLLDILFSGTVDADRQSPTELALSENLLHSAVQMNSRPMVELLLRYAPVKASKETHVDRFLFRPDMLGPLGITPLHVAASSNGAESILDALTDDPELLGIKAWKNVRDCIGFTPEDYALAQGHDSYIRLVQKKIDKQHHQSQVVLNIPGVVSYELVDALKSGKPNLFQITKSCLSRERQPYCNRCSQKIAYPNSVARTILYRPVMLSLVGIAAVCVCMGLLFKTPPQVFYVFPSFRWELLDYGFI, from the exons ATGGAGGCCAGAATTGGGGGTGAAAACCATCAGTTTGTTGCTGCTGGGACATCTAAACTGAACAGGATCGGGAAGAAGAGCCTTgagtgggacttgaatgactgGAGATGGGATGGTGATCGCTTTGTTGCTAGCCCTCTAAATTCCATCCCTGAAGATTGCAGGAACAAACAACTACACCAGGATACAGCAAAAACATTGGTGTCAAATTGTTCATCATCTTCCTCTGAAGGTGTTGATTATGGACTGGTTGATAAGGAGAAAGGTGAagcagagaagaggaggaggattgTAGTGGGGGAAGAAGATGAATCTTTCGGTGGAGCTGGGTCCTTGAGCTTGAAGCTTGGGGCACATGCTTATCCAGTAGCGGAAGCTGACCTTGCAAATTGGGAAGGGAAGACTGGAAAGAAGAGCATTCCACCAGGAGGCAATTCTAGTCATCCAGCTTGCCAGGTCGAAGGCTGTGATGTTGACCTCAGTGACTCAAAGGACTACCATAGGCGGCACAAGGTCTGTGAGATGCATGCAAAGGCCAGCACAGCGGTTGTCAGAAATGCAAGCCAGCGCTTCTGCCAGCAATGTAGTAG GTTTCATCTTCTTGAAGAATTTGATGAAGGCAAAAGAAGTTGTCGGCGGCGCTTAGCTGGCCACAACAGGCGTAGGAGGAAGACACAGCTTGATGTCAATGTCAATGGGAATTCTTTGATAGATGAACAGGCTTGTGGCTATCTGTTGATAAGCCTACTTAGAATCCTATCCAATTTGCAAT CAGCTAACTCAGATCAATCACAAGATCCAGAGCTCTTGACTAATTTTCTAGGGAACCTGGCCACCTTTGCTAATTCCTTTGATCCAAGTGGTCTTTCTAGACTCCTACAGGCATCTCAGGATCCACAAAAGCTTGTAACTAGTTCCGGAATATCCACAGATGTGGTTATTACTTCTGTTCCAAATGGTGTTCGTGAGCAAGAATCTGGTAATCCCTTGTGTTCGACGGCTGTAATGACGTGCATCACTGGTACTCAGGATCCTTTGAGGCAAACTGACCATGTCACATCTGTTTCTGTAACTACTGTTGACGTGCCTTCAAAAGAAAGGGTAGCTTCTCCTG AGCATGTCACAGACAGAGTCATAATGGACTTTGATTTGAACAATGCATACAGTGACACAAGAGATTGTGAAGAAGGAAGAATGAACCCAGCAACTCTCTTGTCTACTAGGATGGATTCTTCTAATTGCCCTTCATGGTTGCTGCAGAGTTCTCATCAGTCAAGTCCACCTCAGACCAGTGGCAACTCGGATACCTGCAATCAATCTCAAACTAGTTCACATGGAGGTGCTCAA TGTAGAACAGATAGGATTATCTTCAAACTCTTTGGCAAAGACCCTAATGATCTTCCTCTTGCTCTGCGAACACAG ATTCTTGACTGGTTATCCAGTGGTCCTACAGATATTGAGAGCTACATTAGGCCTGGTTGTATAGTTCTAACAATATACCTTCGGCAAGCTGAATCTGCATGGGTACAG CTCTCTCATGATTTAAGCTCCAACCTAAGCAGGCTTTTGCATGACTCCGATGATTTCTGGACAACGGGATGGATTTTTGCTAGGGTACAAAATTGCGCTGTCTTTATAAATGATG GTCAGGTTGTTCTAGACATGCCTTTCCCAATTGGAGATTTCAACCATTGTCAGGGTTTGTCAGTCACACCTATTGCAGTTGCTTGTTCTACAAAGGTTAAGTTTACAGTGAAGGGTTTTAATCTAGTTCAACCAACTTCTGG GTTGCTATGTTCATTTGATGGGAAATACTTGGTCCAAGAAACAACACAAGCTCTAGTTGAGGGAACTGGTAGAGATGCAGGGCATGATCTGTCTCAGTGCCTGAGCTTTACTTGTTTGCTACCTGATGTGACAGGAAGAGGATTCATTGAG TTCGAAGATTGTGGCCTTTGTAATGGATTCTTTCCCTTCATAGTTGCGGAAGAAGATGTATGCTCTGAGATCCGTATGCTGGAGAATGCAATTAATATAGCCTCATGTGATGGCCAACTTCAGGAAAGAACTGATGCAGCCAATGCTAGAAATCAAGCTTTAGACTTTATTAATGAACTCGGGTGGCTGCTTCGGAAGAATCATATGAGATCTGCTTCTGAAGGAACTAAATTCTCTCAGAATACCTTTCCCCTGAGACGCTTCAGGCATCTTATGTCATTCGCTATGAGTAGAGAGTGGTCTGCAGTTGTGAAGAAGCTTCTCGATATTTTATTCAGTGGAACAGTAGATGCAGACAGGCAATCACCTACAGAACTTGCCTTATCTGAAAACCTGCTCCATAGTGCGGTTCAAATGAACTCTAGGCCTATGGTGGAACTTCTATTGAGATATGCACCTGTTAAAGCTTCAAAGGAGACGCATGTAGATCGTTTTTTATTTAGACCTGACATGCTTGGCCCCTTGGGTATAACTCCGCTGCATGTTGCAGCCTCCAGTAACGGTGCTGAGAGCATATTGGATGCGCTTACTGATGATCCTGAACTG CTGGGAATTAAGGCATGGAAGAACGTCCGTGACTGCATTGGATTCACTCCCGAAGATTATGCTCTCGCTCAGGGCCATGACTCATACATAAGATTGGTCCAGAAGAAAATTGACAAGCAACATCACCAGAGTCAGGTGGTCCTCAACATTCCCGGTGTTGTCTCCTATGAGCTAGTAGATGCACTTAAATCTGGTAAACCAAACTTATTCCAGATAACTAAGAGTTGCTTGAGCAGAGAACGACAACCGTATTGCAACAGATGCAGCCAAAAGATAGCTTACCCTAACTCTGTGGCGAGGACCATACTGTACAGACCAGTAATGCTCTCTCTTGTGGGTATCGCGGCAGTCTGTGTCTGCATGGGCCTGCTATTTAAGACGCCGCCCCAAGTCTTCTATGTGTTCCCGTCATTCAGATGGGAATTATTGGATTATGGCTTCATTTGA
- the LOC103974759 gene encoding probable polygalacturonase: protein MKRSAFLLETLMILATVGQSSWAALSTSSCKEMGSSTYRPHTVTVTEFGAVGDGVTLNTKAFQNAIFYLHSFADKGGAQLFVPAGKWLTGSFSLISHLTISLDKDAVIIGSMDSSDWPVIDPLPSYGRGRELPGGRHQSLIHGSNLTDVIITGGNGTINGQGSVWWDWFNNHILNYTRPHLIELIYSTGVVISNLTFINSPFWAIHPVYCSQVLIQNVTILAPPDSPNTDGIDPDSSSNVCIEDCYISTGDDLIVIKSGWDEYGISYAHPSSNISIRRIVGEAKSGAGIAFGSEMSGGISDVEAEDISLFNSLYGIRIKTSPGRGGYVQYIHISNVVLNNVNIAIGITGQYGEHPDENFDPNALPIINMITLEDIKGTNIKHAGTLEGIQGDNFSSICLFNVHLNVTSSSPWQCSYIQGSSNLVSPESCEPLRNPYQTSVCYTANHVRTQNLVQAA, encoded by the exons ATGAAGAGATCTGCATTT CTGCTAGAAACTCTTATGATTCTTGCAACGGTCGGTCAGTCATCATGGGCTGCCTTGTCTACTTCATCCTGCAAGGAGATGGGATCAAGCACGTACCGGCCACACACTGTCACTGTAACAGAGTTTGGTGCCGTTGGTGATGGTGTCACGCTAAATACCAAAGCCTTTCAGAATGCTATCTTTTATCTCCATTCATTTGCAGATAAGGGTGGGGCGCAGCTGTTTGTGCCTGCTGGAAAGTGGCTGACTGGAAGTTTTAGTCTCATCAGCCATCTCACTATATCACTAGACAAGGATGCCGTAATAATTGGATCCATG GATTCCTCTGATTGGCCAGTCATTGATCCATTGCCATCATATGGCCGGGGTAGGGAGCTACCTGGTGGAAGACATCAAAGCCTCATACATGGGTCCAACCTGACTGATGTGATAATAACAG GTGGCAATGGGACTATCAATGGCCAAGGCAGCGTTTGGTGGGATTGGTTTAACAACCACATTCTCAACTATACTCGACCACATCTCATAGAACTCATTTACTCAACTGGAGTGGTCATCTCAAATCTTACGTTCATTAACTCACCATTTTGGGCCATCCACCCCGTATATTGCAG CCAAGTGCTCATCCAGAATGTTACAATCCTTGCCCCACCCGATTCACCAAACACAGATGGAATAGATCCAG ATTCGTCCAGTAATGTCTGCATTGAAGATTGTTACATCAGCACCGGTGATGATCTTATTGTCATCAAGAGTGGATGGGATGAGTATGGCATTTCTTATGCTCATCCAAGCTCCAACATCAGCATCCGACGCATCGTAGGAGAAGCCAAATCAGGTGCAGGCATTGCCTTTGGGAGTGAGATGTCTGGTGGCATATCGGATGTGGAGGCAGAGGACATATCTCTGTTTAATTCATTGTATGGCATCAGAATAAAGACATCTCCAGGACGTGGTGGGTATGTTCAGTACATCCACATCTCCAATGTTGTTCTGAACAATGTCAACATAGCCATTGGTATAACTGGACAATATGGTGAGCACCCAGATGAGAATTTTGATCCAAATGCACTTCCCATTATAAACATGATCACCCTGGAAGACATTAAGGGAACAAATATCAAACATGCTGGCACATTAGAAGGTATTCAAGGTGATAACTTCAGCAGTATTTGCTTGTTCAATGTCCACCTCAATGTGACCTCAAGTTCTCCATGGCAATGCTCATATATCCAAGGCTCTTCTAACTTGGTCTCTCCAGAATCATGTGAGCCACTCAGAAACCCATACCAAACCTCAGTTTGCTACACAGCTAACCATGTAAGAACTCAAAATCTGGTGCAAGCTGCTTGA